The following are from one region of the Cytobacillus firmus genome:
- a CDS encoding IS3 family transposase (programmed frameshift), which translates to MSKNIYNEFQIKELEKNPNVLCASERSISYSPEFKLKAVTDYKNGKAPSQIFIEQGFDLDMIGKKQPQRCLKRWRDSYERFGKEGFLTERRGKGSTGRPSLKQLSVEEKLKKAEARIKFLEAENGLLKKAGRVRKAGVEEETILTAAEKFSLIEKTIRIHQLNKVVSYLCELAGVSRSGYYDWLKAAPLRAQRDDQDELDIELIREIFISKREKVGALQIKMVMENEYSAVMNHKKIRRLMAKYNLVAKIRKANPYRKMAKATQEHRTCPNLLDREFNQEVPGKVLLTDITYLYYGKGQKAYLSCVKDGATKEILAYYLSTSLEMDIVYKTLKKLKTAVGNHFHPEAILHSDQGMHYTHPLFQSKVKRLGLTQSMSRKGNCWDNAPMESFFGHFKDLSEYKSLDNIKDVKKEVDRVIEEYNHHRYQWGLNKMTPAQYRGHLLAA; encoded by the exons ATGAGTAAGAATATTTATAATGAATTTCAAATTAAAGAGCTTGAAAAGAATCCTAATGTTTTATGCGCTTCTGAAAGGTCAATCTCCTATAGTCCTGAGTTTAAGCTAAAAGCAGTTACGGATTATAAAAATGGAAAAGCACCGTCGCAAATCTTTATTGAACAGGGCTTCGACCTGGACATGATCGGTAAGAAACAACCCCAGCGTTGTCTTAAACGTTGGAGGGATTCATATGAAAGGTTTGGAAAGGAAGGTTTCCTTACGGAACGTAGAGGCAAAGGGAGTACCGGGCGTCCTTCTTTAAAGCAACTTTCCGTAGAAGAGAAATTAAAAAAAGCTGAAGCAAGAATTAAATTCCTTGAGGCAGAGAATG GACTTCTTAAAAAAGCTGGAAGAGTTAGAAAGGCAGGCGTTGAAGAAGAAACGATATTAACGGCAGCTGAGAAGTTTTCGCTGATCGAGAAAACAATCAGAATTCATCAGTTAAATAAAGTTGTTTCCTACCTGTGTGAACTGGCAGGTGTCAGTCGAAGTGGCTACTATGATTGGTTGAAGGCTGCACCATTGCGGGCACAACGTGACGATCAGGATGAATTGGACATAGAGTTAATCCGAGAAATTTTCATAAGCAAAAGAGAAAAAGTAGGTGCCCTCCAGATTAAAATGGTTATGGAGAATGAGTATTCAGCTGTAATGAACCACAAGAAGATTAGACGTTTAATGGCAAAATATAATCTTGTAGCTAAGATAAGGAAAGCCAATCCATATCGTAAGATGGCTAAGGCAACTCAGGAACATCGAACCTGCCCTAACCTTCTTGACCGTGAATTCAATCAGGAAGTGCCAGGAAAAGTTCTGCTTACTGATATTACTTATCTTTATTATGGAAAGGGCCAAAAAGCATATTTATCCTGCGTAAAGGACGGAGCTACAAAAGAAATTCTTGCCTACTACCTTTCCACGTCTTTAGAGATGGATATTGTTTATAAAACGTTAAAAAAGTTAAAGACAGCTGTTGGCAACCACTTTCATCCAGAGGCCATATTGCATTCTGACCAAGGAATGCACTACACGCATCCTCTATTCCAAAGCAAAGTAAAAAGGCTTGGCCTAACTCAGTCAATGTCCCGAAAGGGAAACTGTTGGGATAACGCACCAATGGAAAGTTTCTTTGGACATTTTAAAGACTTATCAGAGTATAAATCACTTGATAATATAAAGGATGTAAAGAAAGAAGTAGATCGTGTAATCGAAGAATATAATCATCATCGTTATCAATGGGGCTTAAATAAAATGACCCCGGCACAATACCGGGGTCACTTATTAGCTGCATAG
- the ftsY gene encoding signal recognition particle-docking protein FtsY, with translation MSFFKKLKEKITMQTDSVTEKFKDGLTKTRDNFSNKVNDLVSRYRKVDEEFFEELEEILIGADVGFDTVMELVDELRREVKRKNIQDPREVQAVISEKLVDIYDSAGETSTELNIQTDGLTVILFVGVNGVGKTTTIGKLAHKFKSEGKNVLLAAGDTFRAGAIEQLEVWGERVGVDVIKQGAGSDPAAVMYDAVQSAKSRKADILICDTAGRLQNKVNLMKELEKVKRVIEREVPGAPHEVLLVLDATTGQNAMIQAKTFKEATDVSGIVLTKLDGTAKGGIVLAIRNELEIPVKFVGLGEKMDDLQEFNAEQYVYGLFADIVEKEAEEEEV, from the coding sequence ATGAGTTTTTTTAAAAAACTAAAAGAAAAAATCACAATGCAGACAGATAGTGTTACTGAAAAATTTAAAGACGGATTAACCAAAACGCGCGATAATTTTTCAAATAAGGTAAATGACCTTGTTTCAAGGTACCGGAAAGTGGATGAGGAATTTTTCGAGGAACTGGAAGAAATATTAATTGGGGCGGATGTCGGTTTTGACACTGTCATGGAACTGGTGGATGAGCTGAGAAGGGAAGTAAAGCGCAAGAATATTCAGGATCCCCGCGAGGTTCAGGCAGTAATATCTGAGAAGCTTGTAGACATTTATGACAGCGCAGGCGAAACTTCTACAGAATTAAATATACAGACAGATGGACTTACGGTTATCCTGTTTGTTGGTGTTAACGGTGTAGGAAAAACAACAACAATCGGAAAGCTTGCCCATAAGTTCAAAAGTGAAGGGAAAAATGTCCTTCTAGCAGCAGGTGATACTTTCCGTGCAGGAGCGATTGAACAGCTTGAGGTATGGGGCGAACGTGTCGGTGTGGATGTCATTAAACAGGGAGCCGGTTCTGACCCTGCAGCTGTCATGTACGATGCTGTTCAGTCTGCAAAATCGCGCAAGGCAGATATATTAATCTGTGATACTGCGGGACGCCTCCAAAATAAAGTCAATTTAATGAAAGAGCTGGAAAAGGTAAAGCGCGTAATTGAAAGAGAAGTACCTGGTGCCCCGCACGAAGTATTGCTCGTTCTTGACGCTACAACCGGACAAAATGCCATGATTCAGGCTAAGACCTTCAAGGAAGCAACAGATGTTTCCGGCATCGTTCTTACAAAGCTGGATGGTACTGCAAAAGGCGGCATCGTTCTGGCAATCAGAAATGAGCTGGAGATACCCGTGAAATTTGTAGGTTTAGGTGAAAAAATGGATGATCTGCAGGAATTCAATGCAGAACAATATGTTTATGGACTCTTTGCCGACATTGTTGAAAAAGAAGCAGAAGAAGAGGAAGTATAA